Proteins from a genomic interval of Marmoricola sp. OAE513:
- a CDS encoding glycosyltransferase: MAKPDPGRVVRFFPDYSNGNPYQAMLHADLGRVGARAVPVKNLLRFLRRRAADKGAPGILHLHWTVPLLQGIEGPFRTRLVLDRFTVALDGFLAAGGRLVWTVHNVLPHDARHRWAEIELARLLVDRAHQVQVLSPATFEAVTEYYELDPARTEVVEHSSYLGVYPDTITRNEARERLGLAEDDRVLVALGGIRPYKGLDGLLDVFGVLAEQDPKLRLLVAGRPLREEEVADLRKRCEDDPRVVSAFEQVPDDELQVWMNAADLAVLPYRDILNSGAFLLAQTFGLPVVAPRAGALQAWEAEAHVWLFEPQDPASLADAVTTALSAVLEEPERYRGSARASAARRSPQSMAAAYAAAIEPLLSR; encoded by the coding sequence ATGGCCAAGCCTGACCCCGGACGCGTCGTCCGGTTCTTCCCGGACTACAGCAACGGCAACCCGTACCAGGCGATGCTGCACGCCGACCTCGGGCGGGTCGGGGCGCGGGCGGTGCCCGTCAAGAACCTGCTGCGCTTCCTGCGTCGTCGTGCCGCGGACAAGGGCGCGCCAGGGATCCTGCACCTGCACTGGACCGTGCCGCTGCTCCAGGGCATCGAGGGCCCGTTCCGGACCCGGTTGGTGCTGGACCGGTTCACCGTCGCCCTGGACGGGTTCCTCGCGGCGGGTGGCCGGCTGGTCTGGACGGTCCACAACGTGCTGCCGCACGACGCCCGGCACCGCTGGGCCGAGATCGAGCTGGCACGGCTCCTCGTCGACCGCGCGCACCAGGTCCAGGTGCTCTCGCCGGCGACCTTCGAGGCGGTGACCGAGTACTACGAGCTCGACCCCGCCCGGACCGAGGTCGTCGAGCACTCCAGCTACCTCGGGGTCTACCCGGACACGATCACCCGGAACGAGGCCCGCGAGCGGCTAGGGCTGGCCGAGGACGACCGCGTCCTGGTCGCCTTGGGCGGCATCCGCCCGTACAAGGGCCTGGACGGGCTGCTGGACGTGTTCGGTGTGCTCGCGGAGCAGGACCCGAAGCTGCGGCTGCTGGTCGCCGGACGACCCCTGCGCGAGGAGGAGGTCGCCGACCTCAGGAAGCGCTGCGAGGACGACCCCCGGGTGGTGTCGGCCTTCGAGCAGGTGCCTGACGACGAGCTGCAGGTCTGGATGAACGCCGCCGACCTCGCCGTGCTGCCGTACCGCGACATCCTCAACTCCGGCGCGTTCCTGCTCGCCCAGACCTTCGGCCTGCCGGTGGTCGCACCGCGTGCCGGCGCGCTCCAGGCCTGGGAGGCCGAGGCGCACGTCTGGCTCTTCGAGCCGCAGGACCCCGCCTCGCTGGCCGACGCGGTGACCACCGCGCTGAGTGCCGTGCTCGAGGAGCCCGAGCGGTACCGCGGGAGCGCGCGCGCCAGTGCGGCCAGGAGATCACCCCAGTCCATGGCCGCCGCGTACGCCGCCGCGATCGAACCGCTGCTCAGTCGCTGA
- a CDS encoding NAD-dependent epimerase/dehydratase family protein: MRLLVLGGTRHVGRAVVEAGLARGDEVTTVNRGSTPAARGVDARTADRRTPGALAAALGEDTWDAVVDTWSEEPAVVGDSARLLNGRTGHLSYVSSRSVHRWPIPSRADESAPVVDADPASTDAGDYAAAKRGGELAVEQSFAGPSLSARAGLVLGPYEVVGRLPWWLGRIAAGGRVPAPGPVDRPLQYVDGRDLAAWLLLCAESGTTGTFNTVSKPGHTTIGELLEECVAVAGSAAELVWRSPEQIEAAGVSGWTELPIWAPPTGELAPLHDADVSAALAAGLSTRPVAETVRDTWAWLQREGWPTTPSGRAGVLGTSPEKEAALLAQ, encoded by the coding sequence ATGCGATTACTGGTCCTCGGAGGTACCCGGCACGTCGGACGTGCGGTCGTGGAGGCGGGCCTTGCCCGCGGCGACGAGGTCACGACGGTGAATCGGGGCAGCACTCCCGCTGCTCGGGGCGTCGACGCCCGTACGGCGGACCGTCGGACTCCCGGAGCACTGGCGGCGGCGCTCGGAGAGGACACCTGGGATGCGGTCGTCGACACCTGGTCGGAGGAGCCCGCGGTCGTCGGTGACTCCGCCCGGCTCCTGAACGGCCGCACGGGCCACCTGTCGTACGTGTCGAGCCGATCGGTCCACCGCTGGCCGATCCCTTCTCGCGCGGACGAGTCGGCGCCGGTGGTCGACGCGGACCCGGCGAGCACCGACGCAGGCGACTACGCCGCGGCGAAGCGGGGTGGCGAGCTCGCTGTCGAGCAGTCCTTCGCCGGGCCGTCGCTGAGCGCACGTGCCGGTCTCGTCCTCGGTCCGTACGAGGTCGTCGGCAGGCTGCCGTGGTGGCTCGGCCGGATCGCGGCCGGCGGCCGCGTGCCGGCGCCCGGACCCGTCGACCGCCCGTTGCAGTACGTCGACGGCCGCGACCTCGCCGCGTGGCTGCTGCTCTGCGCCGAGTCGGGAACCACCGGCACGTTCAACACGGTCAGCAAGCCGGGCCACACCACCATCGGCGAGCTGCTGGAGGAGTGCGTGGCCGTGGCCGGGTCCGCCGCCGAGCTGGTCTGGCGCTCCCCGGAGCAGATCGAGGCGGCCGGGGTCTCGGGGTGGACCGAACTGCCGATCTGGGCCCCGCCGACCGGCGAGCTGGCGCCGCTGCACGACGCCGACGTCTCCGCTGCGCTCGCCGCCGGTCTGAGCACGCGACCGGTAGCCGAGACGGTCCGGGACACCTGGGCCTGGCTGCAGCGGGAGGGTTGGCCGACGACGCCGAGCGGGCGCGCGGGCGTGCTCGGCACCAGCCCCGAGAAGGAAGCGGCGCTGCTGGCTCAGTGA
- the rpsI gene encoding 30S ribosomal protein S9, producing MTENINETEAVVDADVEETYEVNEDGVAYSSESAPSLETPARPATIAPAGATGRRKEAVARVRIVPGTGQWTVNGRTLESYFPNKLHQQVVNEPFANLQLEGRFDVIARIHGGGITGQAGALRLGVARCLNEVDTEANRPSLKKAGLLTRDARVIERKKAGLKKARKAPQFSKR from the coding sequence GTGACTGAGAACATCAACGAGACCGAGGCCGTCGTCGACGCCGACGTCGAAGAGACCTACGAGGTCAACGAGGACGGCGTCGCGTACTCCTCCGAGAGCGCACCGAGCCTGGAGACCCCGGCCCGGCCGGCGACCATCGCGCCCGCCGGTGCGACCGGCCGCCGCAAGGAAGCCGTCGCCCGCGTCCGGATCGTCCCGGGCACCGGTCAGTGGACGGTCAACGGCCGCACGCTGGAGAGCTACTTCCCGAACAAGCTGCACCAGCAGGTCGTGAACGAGCCGTTCGCCAACCTGCAGCTCGAGGGCCGCTTCGACGTGATCGCCCGCATCCACGGCGGTGGCATCACCGGTCAGGCCGGCGCGCTGCGCCTGGGCGTGGCCCGCTGCCTCAACGAGGTCGACACCGAGGCCAACCGCCCGTCGCTCAAGAAGGCCGGGCTGCTCACGCGTGACGCCCGCGTCATCGAGCGCAAGAAGGCCGGTCTCAAGAAGGCGCGCAAGGCGCCGCAGTTCAGCAAGCGCTGA
- a CDS encoding citrate synthase, protein MPDDNNSLTVRDNRTGKEYDIPIADGTIKAADLGQIKLRDDEPGLATYDPGFVNTASTKSAVTYIDGDKGILEYRGYPIEQLAEKSNFLEVAYLLVYGELPTKEQYESWVHEITYHTFVHENVKGFMQGFRYDAHPMGMLMASVGALSTFYPEAKNISDPENRHIQIVRMISKMPTLGAWAFRHAQGKPYVYPDNELSYTENFLSMLFKMSELRFEADPRLVKALDVLFILHADHEQNCSTNAVRSVGSSQVDPYSAVAAGVGALFGPLHGGANEAVLRMLRRIGSKENIPAFIEGVKNGNEKLMGFGHRVYKNFDPRATIIKKACDDVFEVTGVNPLLEIAKELEKIALEDEYFIKRRLYPNVDFYSGLIYEAFQFPPEMFTVLFAIGRTPGWLAQWLELTQDTEQKIARPKQIYTGDRQLTFVPASERWK, encoded by the coding sequence GTGCCCGACGACAACAACTCCCTGACCGTCCGCGACAACCGGACCGGCAAGGAGTACGACATCCCGATCGCCGACGGCACCATCAAGGCCGCCGACCTCGGACAGATCAAGCTCAGGGACGACGAGCCCGGCCTGGCGACCTACGACCCCGGGTTCGTGAACACCGCGTCCACCAAGAGCGCTGTCACCTACATCGACGGCGACAAGGGCATCCTCGAGTACCGCGGTTACCCGATCGAGCAACTGGCGGAGAAGTCGAACTTCCTCGAGGTCGCGTACCTCCTCGTGTACGGCGAGCTGCCGACCAAGGAGCAGTACGAGTCCTGGGTGCACGAGATCACGTACCACACGTTCGTGCACGAGAACGTGAAGGGCTTCATGCAGGGCTTCCGCTACGACGCCCACCCGATGGGCATGCTGATGGCCTCCGTCGGCGCGCTGTCGACGTTCTACCCCGAGGCCAAGAACATCTCCGACCCGGAGAACCGGCACATCCAGATCGTCCGGATGATCTCCAAGATGCCGACCCTCGGCGCCTGGGCCTTCCGGCACGCGCAGGGCAAGCCGTACGTCTATCCCGACAACGAGCTGTCCTACACCGAGAACTTCCTCTCGATGCTCTTCAAGATGAGCGAGCTGCGCTTCGAGGCCGACCCGCGCCTGGTCAAGGCGCTCGACGTCCTGTTCATCCTGCACGCCGACCACGAGCAGAACTGCTCGACCAACGCGGTCCGGTCGGTCGGCTCCTCGCAGGTCGACCCGTACTCGGCCGTCGCGGCCGGCGTCGGCGCCCTCTTCGGCCCGCTGCACGGTGGCGCCAACGAGGCCGTCCTGCGGATGCTGCGCCGGATCGGCTCGAAGGAGAACATCCCCGCCTTCATCGAGGGTGTGAAGAACGGCAACGAGAAGCTGATGGGCTTCGGGCACCGGGTCTACAAGAACTTCGACCCGCGCGCCACGATCATCAAGAAGGCCTGCGACGACGTCTTCGAGGTCACCGGGGTCAACCCGCTCCTCGAGATCGCCAAGGAGCTCGAGAAGATCGCCCTCGAGGACGAGTACTTCATCAAGCGACGGCTGTACCCCAACGTCGACTTCTACTCGGGCCTGATCTACGAGGCGTTCCAGTTCCCGCCGGAGATGTTCACCGTCCTCTTCGCGATCGGCCGTACGCCGGGCTGGCTGGCCCAGTGGCTGGAGCTGACCCAGGACACCGAGCAGAAGATCGCGCGTCCGAAGCAGATCTACACCGGCGACCGCCAGCTGACCTTCGTTCCGGCCTCCGAACGCTGGAAGTGA
- the rplM gene encoding 50S ribosomal protein L13, with protein MRTYSPKPADIQREWHIIDATDVRLGRLAVQVATLIRGKHKTIFAPHVDTGDFVIVINASKVSLSGSKATTKMNYRHSGYPGGLTQTPIGELLEKDARKAIESAVWGMLPKNRLGRQMLKKLKVYSGSEHPHAAQQAKPFEISQISQ; from the coding sequence GTGCGTACGTACAGCCCCAAGCCCGCTGACATCCAGCGCGAGTGGCACATCATCGATGCCACCGACGTCCGCCTGGGACGGCTCGCCGTCCAGGTCGCCACGCTGATCCGCGGCAAGCACAAGACCATCTTCGCGCCCCACGTCGACACCGGTGACTTCGTCATCGTCATCAACGCCTCCAAGGTGTCGCTGTCCGGCAGCAAGGCGACCACGAAGATGAACTACCGCCACTCCGGCTACCCGGGCGGTCTGACCCAGACCCCGATCGGCGAGCTGCTGGAGAAGGACGCTCGCAAGGCCATCGAGAGCGCAGTCTGGGGCATGCTGCCCAAGAACCGCCTCGGTCGTCAGATGCTGAAGAAGCTGAAGGTCTACTCCGGTTCGGAGCACCCGCACGCTGCGCAGCAGGCCAAGCCCTTCGAGATCTCCCAGATCTCCCAGTAA